The following coding sequences are from one Cenarchaeum symbiosum A window:
- a CDS encoding adenine specific DNA methylase (COG2189), translated as MEWTGKYEAEKLQIPTVSLHVHERIDTSTILDKVMKKETGRQETFESYFETEENNPIEEKAIQFYQHKNGWSNRLIGGDSLLVMNSLLRKERMADTVQMIYIDPPYGIKYGSNFQPFVSKKEVKDGSDKDLAYTPETIHAFKDTWDLEIHSYISYLRDRLVLSRELLKVSGSIGVQISDENMHYVRMLMDEVFGKKNFVGIIQYRTTATSITKSSIPIVCDYIIWYAKNKSELKYNPIYEKRSFPINDPNYRFVEINGERRRMSPEERRNPNLLPEGSKIYRIVALVSQGGQSNQYTYVFNNKKYKPPANRSWSIKEDGIKNLEKKNRLVVSGNTINRVSYFHETNYEQLNNMWLDTTSGGFEGKTYVVQTTAKTIRRFMLMTTDPGDLVFDPTCGSGTTAYVSEEYGRRWITVDTQRVAITLAKRRIMASKYKYYKLRYPGRGVDSGFLHSTPDGIFQKISASSLAYDVEPESIVLHGNPDEDKNKMRVSGPFTVEAVPSPMAISIDALYDKRTRGTHIATINKRQEEWRAKLHASGIRGRNGEKIEFIEVSSFPTTRYIHARGITNETAHRNVMISFGPEHYPFETRQVTGVFEEVKKMKKKPDVVVFGGMQFDPEAANNIDNLELNGVTFLKAQMNADNFVGHLKKNKSGGDDFMIVGQPEIKIDEGNGMYTVSVLGFDFYDIANDKIVSGDISHVVMWMLDTDYDGRSVYPQQVFFPMGGKDTWSNLYKTLNDYIEPDYLETYKGSKSIPFKPGKKNRVAVKIVDDRGIESMCVMEVKSGKN; from the coding sequence ATGGAATGGACTGGCAAATATGAGGCCGAGAAACTTCAGATACCAACCGTTTCATTGCATGTCCACGAGAGAATTGACACATCCACAATACTTGACAAGGTAATGAAAAAGGAAACAGGTAGGCAGGAAACATTTGAAAGTTATTTTGAGACCGAAGAGAACAACCCTATAGAAGAAAAAGCTATACAGTTCTATCAGCATAAAAATGGCTGGTCCAACAGATTGATTGGAGGCGACTCTTTGCTGGTAATGAATTCGTTATTGCGTAAGGAACGAATGGCAGATACGGTTCAGATGATTTACATCGACCCTCCTTATGGCATAAAATATGGATCAAATTTCCAACCGTTTGTATCCAAGAAAGAAGTTAAGGATGGCAGTGATAAAGATTTAGCATATACGCCGGAAACCATCCATGCATTTAAGGATACATGGGATCTTGAAATACACTCATACATATCATATTTGAGAGATAGGCTAGTTCTGTCTAGGGAATTACTGAAAGTATCTGGAAGCATAGGAGTCCAAATATCAGATGAGAATATGCATTATGTAAGAATGTTAATGGATGAAGTCTTTGGGAAAAAGAATTTTGTAGGCATTATACAATATAGAACAACAGCAACATCGATTACCAAGTCATCTATACCCATAGTCTGTGACTACATTATATGGTACGCAAAAAACAAGTCAGAATTAAAATATAATCCTATTTATGAAAAAAGATCATTTCCAATAAATGACCCAAATTATAGATTTGTAGAGATAAATGGAGAGAGAAGAAGAATGAGCCCAGAAGAACGTCGAAACCCTAATCTTTTGCCGGAGGGTTCAAAAATATATAGAATTGTTGCACTTGTATCACAAGGTGGTCAATCGAATCAGTACACGTATGTGTTTAATAATAAAAAATACAAGCCTCCTGCAAATAGATCATGGAGCATCAAAGAAGATGGTATAAAAAATCTGGAAAAAAAGAATCGACTTGTTGTTAGTGGAAACACAATTAATCGAGTTAGTTATTTTCACGAGACAAATTATGAACAATTAAACAATATGTGGCTAGATACAACATCGGGCGGATTTGAAGGGAAAACATACGTGGTACAAACAACGGCAAAAACCATAAGACGATTCATGCTTATGACAACAGATCCCGGAGACCTCGTATTCGATCCAACATGCGGATCCGGTACAACCGCATACGTATCAGAAGAATATGGCAGGAGATGGATAACAGTAGATACCCAGCGTGTAGCAATAACACTAGCCAAAAGAAGAATTATGGCATCAAAATACAAATATTATAAATTGCGATATCCTGGACGGGGAGTTGACTCGGGATTTTTACACAGTACGCCTGATGGCATCTTCCAGAAAATATCGGCGAGTTCGCTTGCGTATGATGTAGAGCCGGAATCAATAGTTCTACACGGTAACCCAGATGAGGATAAAAACAAAATGCGTGTATCAGGGCCCTTTACTGTAGAGGCGGTGCCGTCCCCCATGGCAATATCTATAGATGCGCTATATGATAAGAGAACTAGAGGCACGCATATTGCGACAATAAACAAAAGACAGGAGGAATGGAGAGCAAAATTACATGCATCCGGAATAAGAGGAAGAAATGGTGAAAAGATAGAATTTATTGAGGTGTCATCATTTCCAACCACTAGGTATATTCATGCCAGAGGCATAACCAACGAGACGGCGCACAGAAACGTCATGATATCGTTTGGGCCAGAGCACTATCCATTTGAGACACGTCAAGTAACCGGTGTGTTTGAAGAAGTAAAGAAGATGAAGAAGAAGCCGGATGTTGTAGTTTTTGGAGGAATGCAGTTTGATCCGGAGGCAGCAAATAACATAGACAATCTTGAACTAAACGGTGTGACATTCCTAAAGGCACAAATGAATGCGGATAATTTCGTAGGTCACCTAAAGAAGAACAAATCAGGGGGGGATGATTTCATGATAGTGGGGCAGCCCGAAATAAAGATAGATGAAGGCAATGGTATGTACACGGTGTCTGTTCTGGGTTTTGATTTCTATGACATAGCCAATGACAAGATAGTATCAGGTGACATCTCTCACGTAGTAATGTGGATGTTAGATACAGATTACGACGGAAGAAGTGTCTATCCCCAGCAAGTATTCTTTCCAATGGGCGGAAAGGATACATGGTCAAATTTATACAAGACACTCAATGATTACATAGAACCAGATTATTTGGAGACATACAAGGGAAGTAAATCGATTCCGTTTAAACCGGGGAAAAAGAACAGGGTGGCAGTAAAGATAGTTGATGATAGAGGGATAGAATCCATGTGTGTAATGGAGGTCAAAAGTGGAAAAAATTAA